The genomic DNA TGTGAGTTTAAACATTCCTATTTTTAGTTCTGGTATGAGAAGTGCTGCCACACAACGTGCAGAAATTAACTTACAAAAAGCCGAAATTAGTCTTACCGAAACACAACAAATGTTAAGCCTTGAAATAGAATCTGCCAAAAGTGACTACCAATTTGCAATTGAAGATTACCAAAACAAGAAAGAAAACTTAACACTTGCTGAACGCATTGAAAACAAAAATCAAACTAAATTTTTTGAAGGTATTGGCTCTAGTTTCGAGCTACGCCAAGCACAAACTCAATTATATACAGCACAACAAGAATTGCTTCAAACGATGTTAGATGTAATTACAAAAAAAGCAGAATTAGAAACACTTTTAAACACAACCAACTAATCAAATTCACAAAACAATAATCATGAAAAATATAATAACACTTTCTTTTTTAGCTATTTTATTAGCCTCTTGTGGAGGAGATAAAAAAAATACTGTTGAAAAAGTAATAGAATCTAATAACCTAGAAAACATTCGTACCAAGAGAGCAGAATTGGTAACAGAACAAGATGCTATACAATCTAAAATAAAACAATTAGATGCAAAAATTAAAACTTTAGACACTACACAAAACGTACCTTTAATAACAACTTTTAAAGCTAAAGAAGAAGTATTTAATCACGTATTAGAACTTCAAGGTAATGTTACAACAAAAAAACTTTTAACAATTACACCAGAGTTTAGCGGTATTTTAACTAATGTCTATGTTAAAGAAGGACAAAGAGTAAGCAAAGGACAAATTTTAGCTAAAATTGATGATGGCGGTTTAAGCCAGCAGTTAGCACAAGTTAAAATACAATCTGCCTTATCTAAAACCACTTTTGAGCGTCAAGAAAGATTATGGAACCAAAAAATTGGTAGTGAGATTCAATACCTTCAAGCCAAATCTTCTTACGAAGCACAACAAGAAGCTGTTAACCAATTACAACAGCAAATAAACAAAACTACTGTTAG from Lacinutrix sp. 5H-3-7-4 includes the following:
- a CDS encoding efflux RND transporter periplasmic adaptor subunit, with protein sequence MKNIITLSFLAILLASCGGDKKNTVEKVIESNNLENIRTKRAELVTEQDAIQSKIKQLDAKIKTLDTTQNVPLITTFKAKEEVFNHVLELQGNVTTKKLLTITPEFSGILTNVYVKEGQRVSKGQILAKIDDGGLSQQLAQVKIQSALSKTTFERQERLWNQKIGSEIQYLQAKSSYEAQQEAVNQLQQQINKTTVRAPFSGTIDDVITEKGSVVGAGQTPLMQIVNLSDMYIETDVPESYLPFVTKGKDVTVEFPVLNKTINTQIRQAGDVINAANRTFKVEIGVPNKNKSIKPNLTAKLKINDYTNEKAILIPQSIISENAEGEQYVYVVKNKKENDQGTVNKIIIKTGKTQGDVIEVLENIESGAELIQEGARSVKDGQTVKVINY